A region of Porites lutea chromosome 13, jaPorLute2.1, whole genome shotgun sequence DNA encodes the following proteins:
- the LOC140922600 gene encoding uncharacterized protein isoform X1, which produces MVFKLFILCIGLFSLTVSASSLRKGGLEKKQDSTAKYTIRMSVNGTEFDVEVEVDKVDKEKDTETFHLPKISPDMASGDVIYDFKKNLTMFRVTEAKACYLRKSTRDARKRSDLQQLLEVATRNGLKVVPQTVVKLKVVSTIDDRSDLSDEMANLCAKLPIYEVDEGELDLTHLNQETRVARRPANRVKRGICDWVCSVVCGVVCNLICDPYGCNEVCSPVCDTICDLLC; this is translated from the exons ATG gtATTCAAACTGTTTATTTTGTGCATTGGTCTTTTTTCTCTGACCGTTTCGGCTTCCTCTTTGCGCAAAGGTGGCCTTGAGAAAAAG CAGGATTCCACTGCAAAATACACGATTAGGATGTCTGTAAATGGAACAGAATTCGACGTAGAGGTAGAGGTCGATAAAGTGGATAAAGAAAAGGACACAGAAACTTTCCACTTGCCAAAAATTTCACCGGATATGGCCTCGGGAGACGTAATCTACGATTTCAAGAAG AATTTGACCATGTTCCGAGTGACAGAAGCAAAAGCCTGCTATTTAAGAAAATCGACTCGTGATGCTCGCAAGCGATCCGACCTACAGCAACTTCTAGAAGTG GCAACTCGCAATGGTCTAAAAGTAGTACCTCAAACCGTAGTCAAACTAAAAGTTGTCTCTACCATCGACGACCGTTCTGATCTGAGTGATGAAATGGCAAATCTATGTGCAAAACTCCCTATTTACGAGGTGGATGAAGGAGAATTAGACCTGACTCACTTGAACCAAGAAACTAGAGTGGCACGAAGGCCTGCTAATC GTGTGAAACGTGGTATATGTGATTGGGTCTGTAGTGTCGTTTGCGGCGTTGTATGCAATTTGATTTGCGACCCCTATGGATGCAATGAAGTTTGCTCGCCAGTATGCGACACTATCTGCGATTTGCTTTGCTGA
- the LOC140923560 gene encoding uncharacterized protein, producing the protein MDLKQELELSDTKSLVSKRPRWKSKLVIGGAVTAVLLLGAMVSMAVYFSLTAKQKSARLVEVDLNEGETLTYQVDQHIQLQGSDVQKVTIRAIVGIRVLNKTSDEYWFLMKFKLSLLGGNPAMKEQNIMTDYFLVRLQIASSPPRNKTSESFEVFGPRDIHPDLLREVYSILEQLLPAVQRNLYEDVDGQKVADSNSPDYEESPLLPCSVKMHRQAVTSDKNVVLIRNHFDRADFVNLSSEIDFDLKYSDSAFINKSNGMITESRAYFSEELNFGEPIHRNSSSDVRSLKVAMTSLVTMIELPKYFEEAESERIKVHLFASLPLPKYKSTFSVKETRKVQTGRAVSNLTLTPSENPLVNQTYDSNNSSSTLLTRSRRSTNLDFDYSDTLFQKKVLGIMVKVTARLKVQEDNKVRGTAVLHIGRSDTTLFDEEYKWRQLQRKQPFRRSYSFSKTIDINIPVLAYNLGATFSLGFKAGYSVSYPVSLSPSSIKLNVQIKPYAQATASIRGYLSILHVIKAGVSGDGTLVNAGLPIKLSLQVHPYKQWCATVSYDLTALRMTASVYYQLCWPFLSCGSRKTLFRLGSWSAFNRNGKLIDRCG; encoded by the exons ATGGACCTTAAACAAGAATTGGAATTGAGCGATACCAAGAGTCTGGTGTCGAAGCGGCCTCGTTGGAAGTCTAAGCTCGTTATTGGCGGTGCTGTTACAGCAGTTTTGCTGCTAGGTGCAATGGTGTCTATGGCTGTGTATTTTTCGCTGACCGCAAAACAGAAGTCAGCTCGTTTGGTAGAAGTTGATCTGAATGAGGGCGAAACGCTTACGTATCAAGTGGACCAACACATCCAGCTTCAAGGAAGCGATGTACAAAAGG TAACAATCCGTGCGATAGTGGGCATCCGGGTTCTCAACAAGACTTCTGACGAGTACTGGTTCCTAATGAAATTCAAGTTGTCCCTATTGGGTGGAAATCCGGCCATGAAAGAGCAAAACATAATGACAGACTACTTTCTAGTTCGACTCCAGATTGCCTCAAG CCCCCCAAGAAACAAAACCAGCGAGTCATTTGAAGTTTTCGGGCCTCGAGACATTCATCCCGATCTTCTCCGTGAAGTATACAGCATCTTAGAGCAACTACTCCCAGCTGTGCAACGAAACCTGTACGAAGATGTTGACGGACAGAAAGTGGCAGATTCGAATTCACCCGATTATGAAGAATCTCCTTTGCTTCCTTGTTCTGTTAAAATGCACCGACAGGCAGTCACATCAGACAAGAACGTAGTTCTTATAAGGAATCATTTTGACCGCGCAGATTTTGTTAACTTGTCCTCCGAAATTGATTTCGATTTGAAATATTCTGATTCGGCGTTCATTAACAAGAGCAATGGAATGATCACAGAGAGCCGTGCGTATTTTTCAGAGGAGCTGAATTTCGGGGAACCAATTCATAGAAATAGCAGTTCTGATGTCAGATCTTTGAAAGTAGCTATGACAAGCCTGGTTACCATGATTGAATTACCAAAATACTTCGAAGAGGCGGAATCCGAAAGAATAAAAGTCCACCTTTTCGCGAGCCTCCCTCTTCCTAAGTATAAGAGCACTTTTTCTGTTAAGGAAACTCGAAAAGTGCAAACAGGCCGTGCGGTTTCTAATTTAACCCTAACACCATCGGAGAATCCGTTGGTCAACCAAACGTATGATTCAAACAACTCGTCGAGCACTCTTCTTACACGATCCCGACGATCGACGAACTTAGATTTCGATTACTCTGACACACTGTTTCAAAAGAAGGTACTCGGGATAATGGTAAAGGTCACCGCACGGTTGAAGGTACAAGAAGACAACAAAGTGCGTGGGACAGCCGTTCTTCATATTGGAAGATCTGACACAACATTATTTGACGAGGAATATAAATGGCGTCAATTGCAGAGGAAGCAACCTTTTCGTAGGTCATATTCTTTTAGCAAAACCATA gACATTAACATTCCTGTACTGGCCTACAACCTTGGGGCAACCTTCAGCCTGGGCTTTAAAGCCGGTTATTCAGTATCGTATCCTGTGTCACTGAGCCCTTCAAGCATTAAGCTTAATGTGCAG ATCAAGCCTTATGCCCAAGCCACAGCTAGCATTCGAGGATACCTCTCTATACTTCACGTAATCAAGGCCGGTGTGTCCGGAGATGGGACTTTAGTTAATGCTGGTTTGCCTATTAAGCTCTCCTTACAAGTACACCCCTATAAACAGTGGTGTGCGACTGTGTCTTACGACCTGACAGCATTGAGGATGACTGCTAGTGTTTACTATCAGTTATGTTGGCCGTTCCTTAGTTGTGGTTCCCGGAAAACTCTTTTTAGGCTAGGGTCATGGAGTGCATTTAATCGGAACGGGAAGCTCATAGATCGCTGTGGTTGA
- the LOC140922600 gene encoding uncharacterized protein isoform X2, which translates to MVFKLFILCIGLFSLTVSASSLRKGGLEKKDSTAKYTIRMSVNGTEFDVEVEVDKVDKEKDTETFHLPKISPDMASGDVIYDFKKNLTMFRVTEAKACYLRKSTRDARKRSDLQQLLEVATRNGLKVVPQTVVKLKVVSTIDDRSDLSDEMANLCAKLPIYEVDEGELDLTHLNQETRVARRPANRVKRGICDWVCSVVCGVVCNLICDPYGCNEVCSPVCDTICDLLC; encoded by the exons ATG gtATTCAAACTGTTTATTTTGTGCATTGGTCTTTTTTCTCTGACCGTTTCGGCTTCCTCTTTGCGCAAAGGTGGCCTTGAGAAAAAG GATTCCACTGCAAAATACACGATTAGGATGTCTGTAAATGGAACAGAATTCGACGTAGAGGTAGAGGTCGATAAAGTGGATAAAGAAAAGGACACAGAAACTTTCCACTTGCCAAAAATTTCACCGGATATGGCCTCGGGAGACGTAATCTACGATTTCAAGAAG AATTTGACCATGTTCCGAGTGACAGAAGCAAAAGCCTGCTATTTAAGAAAATCGACTCGTGATGCTCGCAAGCGATCCGACCTACAGCAACTTCTAGAAGTG GCAACTCGCAATGGTCTAAAAGTAGTACCTCAAACCGTAGTCAAACTAAAAGTTGTCTCTACCATCGACGACCGTTCTGATCTGAGTGATGAAATGGCAAATCTATGTGCAAAACTCCCTATTTACGAGGTGGATGAAGGAGAATTAGACCTGACTCACTTGAACCAAGAAACTAGAGTGGCACGAAGGCCTGCTAATC GTGTGAAACGTGGTATATGTGATTGGGTCTGTAGTGTCGTTTGCGGCGTTGTATGCAATTTGATTTGCGACCCCTATGGATGCAATGAAGTTTGCTCGCCAGTATGCGACACTATCTGCGATTTGCTTTGCTGA